A segment of the Anopheles cruzii chromosome 2, idAnoCruzAS_RS32_06, whole genome shotgun sequence genome:
ACTAGtaacttgttttgtttttgtttttgcatgaACAATTCTTTCGCGACATATTATCGACGTGTGctgaaatggaataaattccCAAGAGGCATGACAAGTTGAAACATAAGACTACCTTTTCGAAGACGTTCGAGGAACATGTTCAGTACTGTAAGCATTCTACATATCCTGTTCCTGTTCAATGACGTGTCTTTTCCGTGTAGGATTCAAGATGAAAAAACATGAATCAAATAAACCGTGTACAAACCGGTGGCACGTTTTGCGCTTGGCGTGTGGTTGTTTTTGAATGTCTTTTAGATTACGGAGGTCACATGCTTCAGGCTTCCCAAGAAGcgtgaaacacacaaaaaacgcagTTTGTTATTATGCACTGCACTGCATAATGTTCGGGGGCCAGCGGCAGTAGGTGAGGAGAAGGCTGATAAGAAATGATCACCCGATCGCGGAACGAGTGCGGTCGAATTTGCATGTTTGTGTGTCTTCGGTGATGTTTTGAGGAACTGTGTTAGCGTATTGAAGTTACAAAGAAATACAGCAGAAtgtaaagtttttttttgcttgtttcgaAAATTCACTCAAACCCTCAAACCAGCCGGCGGCACAGAACCAACCGACGACAAAAGGGATTCGGTCGTGCCGTGGCAAATCAAGAAACGGGTGGGGATTCGTACCACACCAAACCGTTCCTCCTGTCTCCTTGCTAGTTCTCCCGTACGAACATACATTTAATCCTTGCACATCGAGGTATCCATTGGACTGGCCGGCTGCACAAAGGACGTCGTCGACGCCGAAACCACCGTGTTAGGGCCGGTGAACGATATATTACTGCTAGTGTTGATCGAGTTCGAACCAATGCTATTGTTGAGCGAGTTCACACTGGCTCCAGTGAGCAACGGAAACAGATGGCCACTGTCGCCCGCGCCCTGAGCGCCACAACCGGTGGACGCGGCGGCCACGTGTGAGGAAAGCACGTTCGGTGCGGATGTGTTCAATCCGATCGGGATGGCAGGTTTAATGAACCGCTCACTGGCCCGCCGGCTGACGAATTGGCCGCAGGCTATGCAACGGGTTAGACCCCCGGGGCTGATTGGCCGTTGGCTGGCAAGGGCCGATACGTTTTCGTTGAACAATCGCTCGTCCTCGAACTCCAGGGACGACTCCGATTCGGACAGGTGCCGGGAGAGTGCCTCTCGCCGTTCGACCTCTTGTTGCAGCTTACGCTGCAGCCGCTTATTCTCGTCCCGAATGCACTTTTCCTCGTGCGCAAACTGTTGCGTCTTTTCTTGGCTTTCCTTTTCAGCCGCCGCCAAATTACTACGTAGCTGGTCGACCTCCGACCGAAGGTTGGTGATATGAGCGGTCAGTTTCGACGCCGTATCGTTACCGTGCTCATTCCCATGGTGACTGATCTCTCTGAAAGGGATATTTTTGCTAAACCAAAACACTTTGCTTGAGGACACGACAGAGGTGCTATGCTTACTTTGGACTGGTCGGATCGGAAACCGGTTGATCGAGCTTAATCTGCAGTGAGCGCTTTTCTGCTTCCAGTTTGTCCATGCGCTTCCACAGCTTGTTTACCAACGCTTCCTGCTCCTGTTCGAGAGTGTTCTCTAGCTCCACCATTTCGCGCCGTAGCTGCTCGAGGTGATTCTGCTTGGCGGAAGTTTCCGCCTCTAGCTTTTCGATCTTGCGCATCAACTTGTTGACCAAAcactcctgctcctgctcgagTGTCTGTTCCAGCTTACATTTCTCCTGCCGAAGCTGATCGAGTTTGCGTGACAAATCGTTCGTCAGGCACTCCTCCTCGCGCTCGTAGTGATGTGCCAGcgtttccttctctttctttaGTGCCTGTATCTTCTTGAGCAGCGTGTTAGAGATGAACTCTTCCTCCTGCTCCGCCTTCGCTTGCTACAAAATACATACCGAAAGCGAACGAATAGACATGAATAGTTGCgatcgcaaaacaaacataagcTTGGTGATCGATAAGCGTCGTGCATTACGAAGAGCTGATCTTCCGCAGCAACTGATTCGTAACAGCAATTGTTTGTCAACTTACAATAAAAACGGATGCTTGGCGCAGATTGCGGTTCTCCTCCTGGATGACTTTGACGCGAATTTTATATGTTTCCAGCTCTACTTTCAGAACCCTGATCAAGGAAAGACAAACAGAAGTTTGTTGcagattaaaaaaatgcagACAATGTCGAGTAATGGTCTATCCGTCTCAAGAGTCAAGATTCCCTGGTGGTGTGGTTATTGTACTTACTTGTTCTGCTGGGTAAGGCTCTCGATGCGCTTTTTCAACTGCTCCCGGGACACCGGGCTTGGTGGAAGCATGGCCCCGCCATCGAGTGAGCTTTCCGACTCACACGGGCTGTCCATTTTGTTGGTCTAGGAGATTTCGAAATTCATTGGttagagaaaaacaaactgccGGTTTTGCATAGTCTACTGCAATAGAAAAGGTTGCTGTCCTTGGAATAAACACTATGCTGCCTACTACGTATTGCTTCTCTTTATCGTTGTTTTACCATTGCGAATCAAATCACCATTGCAGATAACGGGATTGGTTTTTATGTCAAAATTTGCAGCCTCTTAGTCATCATCATTCTAGGGCGTTATAGATAAAAGTTCCGAAAAATTGCACTGCCTCAATACGATAGCTCAAAAGCCTCGGTTGTGCCATAAGAGTTGCCATCGCGCTTGTCACATAGGATTGGTTGATACATTTTTTCACGAACCTCACCAGCCCACAAGGCTTTTCTTTTACTTCACTGAACAGCAATCGGTTACCATCTGGCAGCTGCGAGGATGATAGCTGCTTTAGTTTAGAAAGCAACGCAAACCAAATGAGCCAAAAAATTCACTTCCCCACCTGACCTTCTTGTACCCGTAATCTGACACCATCAGGaaaagcagcaacaaatgGTCATGACGGAAGGACAATAGATGGTCGAAACGGAAAGTGCATTCTCACAAACGCGAACTCTCGCACCTTGTTCGTGTGTTACGAAtgctttgcttttctttttcttcttccttgcTTTCGCAAGTGTGCCGTTGTTCGCCGAGACGTTCTTTTATTGCCTTTCCCTGTAGCCACACTTTGATCACACACTCGTCACAATCTAACCGATTTATTATCCATCGATGACGGCGGATGTGAGGGGGGGGCGATGTACCTGCCATCCAAAACCGCACAACCGCAAAACCTAGTCGAGCGAACTGGATTGAGGATACGAAAACCAAGAAGACATCGTACGTTCGTACGTTACCTCTCCCGTCGAGCCAATCGCGTGCTATTGCTTACGCCGATTTGCCCATGTTAATGcaaatggttcaaaatgtcaccagccagccgccacCATGGGCAAGGCGAAAAAGGAGGCTATGAATTTGTGCGGAAACACTGAGTGTGGACTTGCGTATCTCGAGatgcaccaccagcaacgtTGATCCGTCGAAGATCCCCGTCAGGAGCCCACGATCGACCCACCGCGGAGGAAAACCCATTTCCTGTGTGCAATGGTGAAGACGTTCCACTTCCACTTACATCCAACTTGACGCAAGAACCGTATGTCTTCAGGGGATCGATTTGGTTCTTGATTAACTGATTCCGATACGCCGTAAGATGCCTTTATCACTGCTAATTTGGTTCACTTTCAAAAGCTGAGACGAGCGAAGAAAGTTACCGATATTTTCAGCCCGTACTTCTTgcaacatcaaacatcaacaGCAAGACAGCAAGCTCCCGCGAAGAGGTCGACCATTTGACAGTTTAACGGTAAAAAGCTTCGTTCAAGCTTCTTCGTTCACGACGCACGGAAATCATATTGAATAGTTAATTTCAAGCACTTGCTTATTTTGgtgagtaattttaatcatCGGGAAGTATTTATCAGCAAGTATTTGCTTATAAATAGTTCAAGTGTACCCGCATCTCTTTACATTTCCAGGCGTTCATGAAATAAAGCAAAGTGTTATCCTGCCATTAAATGCCAACGATGGAGCGGACGATATAGACGTATGCGTGGCGGAAGTAGAAAGGTTGAACAATTGCTAAAATAATGAATGAATATTGAAATAATATCCTCCTAAATGTGCCTGAATCGAATTaaggaaccggaaatggatggAACATCTAACCATTGCGCTAGGATCTCAACAGTTTCTTTTTACTCCGTTGGAATGTTTGAAATTCAACTCTGGCTCTGTTCTCGGTTTCTCTTAAGTCAGGGTTGAGCAAAAGTCtatcaaataaaagttcagtCAAACTAATGTAGCTAAAATCTAATCGAATAAATGTAAACAAGAGAATAATGTTAGAAATAGAACACatttgaaaaagaaaggacAATTTGTTCCTCTAATCGCATTGTGCGTTAGACGAGCTTGTTGTCATGTCCGAGAATCATGGGCCGTAGTTTGACAGGCCAGTGTTTTCATCGTCacaacagcaaaaataaaaggtGCCCAACGCAAGGCAAACAACGGAACCAGTGTGAGTCACAGGCATTAATTAAAGTGAATCTTAGCTTGTGTCCCCGGAAGCACACAGTTCCACCATGTTTTCCAGCGCACCGAACTACACTAAACTTAAAACGAACCTGCGGTTGGCCGTGAATCGGTTGAAGCTgctcgagaaaaaaaagagtgAGCTGGCGCAGAAGGCTCGTAAAGAAATCGCCGAATACCTGGAGGCTGGCAAGCCTGAGCGGGCCAAGATTCGGGTCGAGCACATCATCCGCGAGGATTATTTAGTGGAGGCGATGGAAATTGTAGAGATGTACTGCGATTTGATACTGGCCCGCTTCGGTATGGTAACGCAAATGAAGGAGCTAGACGAAGGGATCGAAGAAGCGGTCAGCAGCATTATTTGGGTAGCCCCGCGGCTGCAAGCGGATGTTCAGGAGCTGAAAATATGCTCGGATATTTTTACCGCCAAGTACGGAAAGCAATACGCGGAACAAGTGCGAGCGGCCATACCGCCGCACAAGGTATCGGACAAGTTGATGCACAAGCTGGCCATTAAGGCTCCGGCGCGATTGCTGGTGGAGAAATATTTGATCGAAATAGCGAGCATCTTCGACGTGGATTACAATCCCGATCCCACGGTGATGAAGGATGACCGATCGAGTGTGTTGGATAGCGATGATATACTGATCGATCTGGCCGATAAGAACAATCTGGATGGTTCCTCAGGAGGGGCGAGTGGTGGCGGGGGCAGCTCCGGCAGCGGAGGAGcaagcggtggtggtggttcgatgACGACAAACACAGCAACAGTTCCTCCCTCAATGGGATTTGTGGCTTATCCTCCGGCAATTCCTCAGCTTCCGACCGCTGCACCCGTCGTTCCATTCCAGTACCCGGTGAGTGGAGAAAAACTTGCCTTGGTGTTACCCATATTTTTAATTCCGATGTTCGTCCTCTATGCTTTAGGCCGGTCCGAGCGGAATGCAATTTGGAGGAGCATCTGCGCCCCCGTTTAACTACAACATCCCACCGAACTCGTCCGAGAAGGAGGAGATTAAGGATTTGAACATCAACTCAAACTTCATCAAGGAGGAGAAAGGAGCCAGCGACACGGGAGGTCCGCCGCCCTGCTATGCTTCCCTCAGTCCAGATGACAACATGCAGGTAAGTCAGTGTTGAAGATTCGCTATCCCGTTTCAAATGGCCAGCGTTTGCAGACCGTGGcgtaatatttttgttttctttgggTTCGCTTATATTTTGGAATGATTGTTTGTGAGTATACGAAACCCAAAAGATTCATGTTCCATTTCGAGACCTTCGATGTAAGCTGATTCCTGGCCCAACGCAATCCTGACGCAATCCGGTTCaataaatgtttcttttttgcttcgcaGAACTCAACTAAACCAAAACCTCAGCCACGGTCAAAGTTTTCCCCGGAACTCAACTTCCCGCCACTGCCGAACGTGCCACTCGATCTGCCCGACATACCGGACGACAATGAGAACAAAAATGCCGACGAGGACACCATCGACTTCGATGACCTGTCGCGTCGGTTCGAggagctgaagaagaaaaaataaatgctttcgatttttctgCGAGAGGTCAGATGAAGCATGTGCTTGGTGACCCGTGCTACATTACCGTTGATGTTAGATCTTTCCTTTGTTCATGTGTATTGTTTTGCCAATATGTTTACCATTAAGTTGATAATCAAATAAAGTATGAAATTACGGAAACTATGGTGTTCTGCCTACCATTTCTTTCAACTTTCCGATACGctttgtttgggttttgtaCGAATTTTAGTATTGTTCATTCGGCGGTCCTAAATTTGTTCGCTGGCACTCCGCGTATTTTTTTCACGAAATCACCTGATCAAACGTATTGAACTGTTCGATTAAAAGCgcaacatttttattacgTTAACAATTTTAGGCTGTAAATATCAAAGGTAAAGCAATCTGAAAGAATACGTAACAGTGCCgttttttatgaaaatttgaaaccaaCCTCTATCATAAATGACCatccaataaatcaaaactggCCAACATATAATACAGAAACAATGAACCAATAAGCCCACTGAAGAAGTTTCACactcaaaaccaaaaaatgcTAATAGAAACAACAAAGCAGACGTTACGAAAGGTTGACAATAAACATCCGCAGCCGTTCCTGAAACATCCGCACTGACATTCTGTGTCAGACGGCATTTTCACATTCGCCATTACTTGGAAGCCATCGTCCCAGAGAGGTGGTCCCGTggttgttggcgttggcgtggTCCCTGTAGCATCAGTGGTCCCTCTAGCAGCCTTAGTGACGTCACCGATTGAGATATTGCGATAATACCTTGCACAAATACAGTGTAGCAACAGCGGAGCAGTGCTTCAGGTGTACAGCAGCCAGTGTGAACAGGGCGCACGCACAGCTCAGCATTAGCATTTGGGTATCGATCACAAAGAAGTGTGTCgaccgtgtgcgtgtgtgtgcatgcgACGGGTGCAAGCGCTTGCCCGAAGCGTACCCAAAAACTGTGGAGCATTTACATAATCTCGTGCTGGTCCTTTTCCCGTGTGCCAGTTGAGGAAAGTTGAAGTGAAATAAACTTTCTGCGAAAGAGCAAATTCACAAAGAGTATCGCAATTCGCTGATGGTATCTGCGCTTGCCAAGCCTCCCGTGTAATTCGCGTTCCTTAGAATCCCATGTAAGGCAGCGTCACTTTTCGTGACAGCGGCGAGTTCCAAAGGATTCCACTAGGCGGCGCGGCAGTGTCCGTCGCTACAATCGGTCGTGAAAAGCAGGCTGTGAAAGTGGGAGCATAAAGATGCTGTGAAAAATTCGTAGTGTCGCTGGAGTTTTTCGGTGTCCGTTGAGTAGCGATagtattttacaatttttaatAGTAATGAGTTAAATCAGTTAGTCGAATAGAATAGAacaaatttttaattacttgCCACGCATCCTGTGCCAAGGGGCGAAAGTAGGAATAAATCTGTGGTCTTCAAATTGTAAACTAATACCGAGACGAGGTAATGGCTCGTTTGGAAGAATAAACACTAGCTAACGGTAAGCTGCTGTATTGCAATTCTGTACTCACCGCAAAATGGCTCAGTACTACCAAATTGTGGAACGCGAAGATCTAAAGAATATGTATCCGCAACTTAACCTTGACGAAGGAATCCAGCTCGTTATGGGCGATGAAGTGCAGTTTGGCCAGCAACAAGTGATTCTGTCGCAGGAGTCAACGAACGATCTGCAGCTGCAACTTGGTGGCGACTCCACCAACCAGCATCTCCAGCAAATCGTCTACCAGACTTCGCCGCagacggcaccaccaccacagcaaATAGCTctgcaacaacagcagccgcagcagcaacaaaatatCATCGAATCGAATTATCTGGTGCAGCAAGACGATGGAACCATGACTGACGCGTTCGTTGGTGGCCCCGGCCAACAAGTACCCCCAGGGATGGGTATAGTCCCTCAGCCGCCATTGACACAGCTTCCACAAACGCAGcaaccacagcaacagcagattTATTACACCGACGACACAAACGGGCAGCTGGTGCACACGGGAAATGTTGCGCAAAACCACGAGTTGATGCATGATAATTCGCAACAATCCACACTCCATACGCTGCAGACGGCTGCTGAACAACAAATGCaaaaccagcaacagcaatttttttcaaaccagcaacaggaacaacaacaaatacagcagcagcatcaccagcaggAGTTGGTACAACAACCACAGTCCAATCATCCGCCAATATCATCGCATCAGGTAGTGCAGCTGCATTCTTTACAACGGCAAGGCATCATTTTTCGCCAAACCGACGCGACGAAGCAATCGGTTTCTATTAATCAATCGCAGCTGCAAAATGTGCTGAGTGCTCAACAGCAAACGACGCAGGTAATTTTACCACATCCCGGAACGAATCAGATAATGCACCGACAGCCGACGTTAACCCAACCACAGTCTCAAATTCATCAACAGCAACCAAatcagcagccgcaacagACAGTTCAGCAGAATCAGCCACAGATCGTTTACGAGCAAGTTCCTAACCAACAAAATGTTGCCATTCAGCCACAGATGGTGCAACACCAAGGGGTGACCGTGGCGACCACTATTTCCCAGCAGCAACGCATTCAGGTGAACAAGTCTACGATAACGTTAACACcgcaacaacaccagcaggtatttcagcaacagcagcagcagcagcagcagcaacagcaaacgatACACGGGCAGCAACAGCCCGGCACCGCAGGCAATGCGATACTCAACCAGAGTGGAATGCGTCACTTGCTTTTGGTTACGAAAAGTCCCCAGTCTCAGATCGGCGTAAGCCAGTCCCAACAACAGCCCCAGCACTCTCAGCAGGCTCAAGCCATTCAAGTTCAGTCGTCAATGGCATCGCAATCATCGTTactggtgcagcagcaaccaccgcAGCAAACGCAGGCTCAACAACAGCAAGTAAAGATCATCGTAAGCTCGGCTGCAACTCGAACTCGAGCCGCACGACCGCGGATGAGCAAGCCATGCGTCTCCAGGGCACCGCGACAGCCTGCTCCAGGTGTGGTGCAGATGCGAGCCCCGTGCGTAAAAGTTATGGCTGCAACAGTTAGGGCTccagcaccgcagcagcagcagcagcagcagcagcagcagcagcagcagcagcagcagccacaatcgcagcagcaacagcctaCTTTACAAATCACGGGCCGAGGAAACTACGTCTTCACTAATCCGCGTCAGAAGTTTTTGACGATCAATCGTCCACCGGCGACACCGAGACTGGCAATCTTCCACCGTCCCGCCAGTGGCCCGCTGGGTCAACAACAAGTACAGCCgattcaacagcagcagcagcaaccaccgtTGCAACAAATAGGGGGCCAACCCGTTCAGCCATTGGTTGTCAGCCAGGCATCTGCCGGTCCGGCGAAGTCGCTGGTCGCGTCCAGCGTTCCCGGTGGCGACACTACCGAGCTGGGCGATCTGGAGGACAGCATTCAAGCTGTGTTTTTACAGAAACGATCGGCAGATGCTACGAAACCCCCGTCCGTAGCTTCGACACCGCCCGCGGGCGGTGTCGTCCCTGGAGTCATCTACCAATCACAGCAACCTGCGCAACAGCAAATGAACCAGCAGCAAGTGGCGATTCCGGTACAGTcgcagcttccggtggcgttGGCCGATGGCACTTCTCCGGAAGGGTCGACCAGCTTCATTCCGTTGCCCGATGGACGGTTGGTGACGCCGGCTGCGTACCGGACGTTCCAGGAAAAGCAACACCTTCGCCAGCAGGAAGCACGGATTGGTGGATTTAATCAGCAATCGCGTGTCAGGATGCCATCGCGAGCCATGGTCATTAGGTCGCGGGCGCCGTTGTCTCGCCAAACGGTTGCAATGCACGTCGCACAGCAACCGCCTACATCTGTGCCACAAAGCGTCACGCTCTCGTCCACGCCAATACAGCAACCGATACAAATTCCTTCTAACCAACTGCTGCAAACGATGAATGTCGGACAGTCTGGTTTACAGCAAATGCAGCAACTGCAAACGGTGTCCCTTCAACCACCGAGTctcgcaccgtcgtcggtgctaCCGACGATCCAAGTCGTACAGGAGCCAATCCAAGTGGTGCAGGAACGCGAAAGTGCGCGGATGTTGGTTATCCTGCAGAGCGGTGAACAGCGACTGATCACGTT
Coding sequences within it:
- the LOC128268861 gene encoding coiled-coil domain-containing protein 6 isoform X2 yields the protein MTNKMDSPCESESSLDGGAMLPPSPVSREQLKKRIESLTQQNKVLKVELETYKIRVKVIQEENRNLRQASVFIQAKAEQEEEFISNTLLKKIQALKKEKETLAHHYEREEECLTNDLSRKLDQLRQEKCKLEQTLEQEQECLVNKLMRKIEKLEAETSAKQNHLEQLRREMVELENTLEQEQEALVNKLWKRMDKLEAEKRSLQIKLDQPVSDPTSPKEISHHGNEHGNDTASKLTAHITNLRSEVDQLRSNLAAAEKESQEKTQQFAHEEKCIRDENKRLQRKLQQEVERREALSRHLSESESSLEFEDERLFNENVSALASQRPISPGGLTRCIACGQFVSRRASERFIKPAIPIGLNTSAPNVLSSHVAAASTGCGAQGAGDSGHLFPLLTGASVNSLNNSIGSNSINTSSNISFTGPNTVVSASTTSFVQPASPMDTSMCKD
- the LOC128268861 gene encoding coiled-coil domain-containing protein 6 isoform X3, with protein sequence MDSPCESESSLDGGAMLPPSPVSREQLKKRIESLTQQNKVLKVELETYKIRVKVIQEENRNLRQASVFIQAKAEQEEEFISNTLLKKIQALKKEKETLAHHYEREEECLTNDLSRKLDQLRQEKCKLEQTLEQEQECLVNKLMRKIEKLEAETSAKQNHLEQLRREMVELENTLEQEQEALVNKLWKRMDKLEAEKRSLQIKLDQPVSDPTSPKEISHHGNEHGNDTASKLTAHITNLRSEVDQLRSNLAAAEKESQEKTQQFAHEEKCIRDENKRLQRKLQQEVERREALSRHLSESESSLEFEDERLFNENVSALASQRPISPGGLTRCIACGQFVSRRASERFIKPAIPIGLNTSAPNVLSSHVAAASTGCGAQGAGDSGHLFPLLTGASVNSLNNSIGSNSINTSSNISFTGPNTVVSASTTSFVQPASPMDTSMCKD
- the LOC128268861 gene encoding coiled-coil domain-containing protein 6 isoform X1 yields the protein MVSDYGYKKTNKMDSPCESESSLDGGAMLPPSPVSREQLKKRIESLTQQNKVLKVELETYKIRVKVIQEENRNLRQASVFIQAKAEQEEEFISNTLLKKIQALKKEKETLAHHYEREEECLTNDLSRKLDQLRQEKCKLEQTLEQEQECLVNKLMRKIEKLEAETSAKQNHLEQLRREMVELENTLEQEQEALVNKLWKRMDKLEAEKRSLQIKLDQPVSDPTSPKEISHHGNEHGNDTASKLTAHITNLRSEVDQLRSNLAAAEKESQEKTQQFAHEEKCIRDENKRLQRKLQQEVERREALSRHLSESESSLEFEDERLFNENVSALASQRPISPGGLTRCIACGQFVSRRASERFIKPAIPIGLNTSAPNVLSSHVAAASTGCGAQGAGDSGHLFPLLTGASVNSLNNSIGSNSINTSSNISFTGPNTVVSASTTSFVQPASPMDTSMCKD
- the LOC128277761 gene encoding IST1 homolog isoform X3, producing the protein MFSSAPNYTKLKTNLRLAVNRLKLLEKKKSELAQKARKEIAEYLEAGKPERAKIRVEHIIREDYLVEAMEIVEMYCDLILARFGMVTQMKELDEGIEEAVSSIIWVAPRLQADVQELKICSDIFTAKYGKQYAEQVRAAIPPHKVSDKLMHKLAIKAPARLLVEKYLIEIASIFDVDYNPDPTVMKDDRSSVLDSDDILIDLADKNNLDGSSGGASGGGGIPPSMGFVAYPPAIPQLPTAAPVVPFQYPAGPSGMQFGGASAPPFNYNIPPNSSEKEEIKDLNINSNFIQNSTKPKPQPRSKFSPELNFPPLPNVPLDLPDIPDDNENKNADEDTIDFDDLSRRFEELKKKK
- the LOC128277761 gene encoding IST1 homolog isoform X1, which translates into the protein MFSSAPNYTKLKTNLRLAVNRLKLLEKKKSELAQKARKEIAEYLEAGKPERAKIRVEHIIREDYLVEAMEIVEMYCDLILARFGMVTQMKELDEGIEEAVSSIIWVAPRLQADVQELKICSDIFTAKYGKQYAEQVRAAIPPHKVSDKLMHKLAIKAPARLLVEKYLIEIASIFDVDYNPDPTVMKDDRSSVLDSDDILIDLADKNNLDGSSGGASGGGGSSGSGGASGGGGSMTTNTATVPPSMGFVAYPPAIPQLPTAAPVVPFQYPAGPSGMQFGGASAPPFNYNIPPNSSEKEEIKDLNINSNFIKEEKGASDTGGPPPCYASLSPDDNMQNSTKPKPQPRSKFSPELNFPPLPNVPLDLPDIPDDNENKNADEDTIDFDDLSRRFEELKKKK
- the LOC128277761 gene encoding IST1 homolog isoform X2 yields the protein MFSSAPNYTKLKTNLRLAVNRLKLLEKKKSELAQKARKEIAEYLEAGKPERAKIRVEHIIREDYLVEAMEIVEMYCDLILARFGMVTQMKELDEGIEEAVSSIIWVAPRLQADVQELKICSDIFTAKYGKQYAEQVRAAIPPHKVSDKLMHKLAIKAPARLLVEKYLIEIASIFDVDYNPDPTVMKDDRSSVLDSDDILIDLADKNNLDGSSGGASGGGGSSGSGGASGGGGSMTTNTATVPPSMGFVAYPPAIPQLPTAAPVVPFQYPAGPSGMQFGGASAPPFNYNIPPNSSEKEEIKDLNINSNFIKEEKGASDTGGPPPCYASLSPDDNMQFSPELNFPPLPNVPLDLPDIPDDNENKNADEDTIDFDDLSRRFEELKKKK